A stretch of the Streptomyces venezuelae genome encodes the following:
- a CDS encoding aldehyde dehydrogenase family protein gives MPLLDPTIWQDGPMLTGGTAPVVEPATGRTLATLRLAAPADVTEAAVRARAAQAGWARATHLERAAVLRRAGDVFAEHAQELRGWLVRESGSIPGKADFELHVAAQECYEAAALASRPAGQVLPSEAPRLSYTRRVPAGLVGVIAPFNAPLILAIRSVAPALALGNAVLLKPDRRTAVCGGLALAEVFAAAGLPDGLLHVLPGGADTGRAVVTEPGVRVVSFTGSTATGRLVGELAGRQLKRVHLELGGNSALLVLADADLEAAVGQAAWGSFFHQGQICMTAGRHLVHASLYDEYVERLAARAEALAVGDPYREEVHLGPVIDRAQRDRIHALVEASTEQGAKLVAGGTHRDLFYRPTVLAGVADDTPAYAEEVFGPVAPVRSFVTEEEAVELAAAGPYGLSLGIVTADTARGLELADRIPTGIVHVNDQTVNDEAVAPFGGVGASGTGARFGGEANLDAFTELRWTTARRTPAGYPF, from the coding sequence ATGCCGCTTCTCGACCCGACGATCTGGCAGGACGGACCGATGCTGACCGGCGGCACGGCCCCGGTGGTCGAACCCGCGACCGGGCGGACCCTCGCCACCCTCCGGCTCGCCGCCCCGGCCGATGTCACCGAGGCCGCCGTACGGGCCCGGGCCGCGCAGGCCGGCTGGGCGCGGGCCACCCACCTCGAGCGGGCCGCGGTGCTGCGCCGGGCCGGCGACGTGTTCGCCGAGCACGCCCAGGAGCTGCGGGGTTGGCTGGTGCGGGAGTCGGGCTCGATACCCGGCAAGGCCGACTTCGAGCTGCACGTGGCCGCCCAGGAGTGCTATGAGGCGGCGGCCCTCGCCTCCCGCCCGGCCGGCCAGGTGCTGCCGAGCGAGGCGCCCAGGCTCTCGTACACCCGGCGGGTGCCGGCCGGGCTGGTCGGGGTGATCGCCCCCTTCAACGCGCCGCTCATCCTGGCGATCCGCTCGGTCGCACCCGCCCTCGCCCTCGGCAATGCGGTGCTGCTCAAGCCGGACCGGCGGACGGCCGTCTGCGGCGGCCTGGCGCTCGCCGAGGTGTTCGCGGCGGCCGGGCTCCCGGACGGGCTGCTGCACGTGCTGCCCGGCGGTGCCGACACCGGGCGGGCGGTCGTCACCGAGCCCGGGGTGCGGGTGGTCTCGTTCACCGGGTCCACGGCCACCGGACGCCTGGTCGGCGAACTGGCCGGCCGTCAGCTCAAGCGTGTACACCTGGAGTTGGGCGGCAACTCGGCGCTCCTCGTGCTCGCCGACGCCGATCTGGAGGCTGCCGTCGGCCAGGCCGCCTGGGGCTCCTTCTTCCACCAGGGCCAGATCTGTATGACGGCCGGCCGGCACCTGGTCCATGCCTCGCTCTACGACGAGTACGTCGAGCGGCTCGCCGCCAGGGCCGAGGCGCTGGCGGTCGGGGACCCGTACCGGGAGGAGGTCCACCTCGGCCCGGTCATCGACCGGGCTCAGCGGGACCGGATCCACGCCCTGGTCGAGGCCAGCACCGAGCAGGGCGCCAAACTCGTGGCCGGCGGCACCCACCGGGACCTGTTCTACCGGCCGACGGTGCTCGCGGGCGTCGCGGACGACACCCCCGCCTATGCGGAGGAGGTGTTCGGTCCGGTGGCGCCGGTACGGTCCTTCGTCACGGAGGAGGAGGCGGTGGAGCTCGCGGCGGCCGGCCCGTACGGCCTGTCGCTGGGCATCGTCACCGCCGACACCGCCCGCGGGCTGGAGCTTGCCGACCGGATCCCGACCGGGATCGTGCACGTCAACGACCAGACGGTCAACGACGAGGCGGTGGCCCCCTTCGGCGGGGTCGGCGCTTCGGGCACCGGGGCCCGCTTCGGCGGCGAGGCGAACCTGGACGCCTTCACCGAACTCCGCTGGACCACGGCCCGCCGCACCCCGGCCGGCTATCCCTTCTAG
- a CDS encoding alpha/beta family hydrolase has translation MFFTDRTDAGARLAAALRHVEYESPVVLGLPRGGVPVAFEVARALRAPLDVIVVRKLGVPYHRELGFGAIGEGGVRIISEDIVRRSGAGREALAAVEHAEQENLVRQAQRFREGRPRVSVRGRTVIVVDDGIATGATAAAACEVVRAQGAARVVLAAPVAPPDAIAWLRTEADEVVCLSTPPGFSAVGEWYQDFSQTPDEEVVSLLMRAAGETVAGGADESAAGGAGGSGGSAGSGPVEVASGEVRLAGDLVLPEGAEAVVVFAHGSGSSRHSPRNRAVASALNAAGLGTLLFDLLTPAEEADRANVFAIELLAGRLLDATRWLRDRTPLPIGCFGASTGAAAALRAAGTTTPEGAAGAEIGAVVSRGGRPDLAGPHLAAVRAPTLLIVGGRDTTVLELNRLAQRELTCENRLEVIPGATHLFEEPGALDEVAGLARDWFRDHLR, from the coding sequence ATGTTCTTCACCGACCGCACGGACGCGGGCGCCCGGCTCGCCGCGGCGCTGCGCCATGTGGAGTACGAATCCCCTGTCGTCCTCGGGCTGCCCCGGGGCGGGGTTCCGGTTGCTTTCGAGGTGGCGCGGGCGCTGCGTGCCCCGCTGGATGTGATCGTGGTCCGCAAGCTGGGCGTGCCCTACCACCGTGAGCTGGGCTTCGGCGCGATCGGCGAGGGCGGGGTGCGGATCATCAGCGAGGACATCGTGCGGCGCAGCGGGGCCGGCCGGGAGGCGCTGGCGGCGGTCGAGCACGCCGAGCAGGAGAACCTCGTACGGCAGGCGCAGCGGTTCCGCGAGGGGCGGCCGAGGGTGTCCGTGCGCGGCCGGACGGTGATCGTGGTGGACGACGGGATCGCGACCGGCGCGACCGCGGCGGCGGCCTGTGAGGTCGTACGCGCGCAGGGCGCGGCCCGGGTGGTGCTGGCCGCGCCGGTCGCGCCGCCGGATGCGATCGCGTGGCTGCGCACCGAGGCGGACGAGGTGGTGTGCCTGTCGACGCCGCCGGGGTTCAGTGCCGTCGGCGAGTGGTACCAGGACTTTTCGCAGACCCCGGACGAGGAGGTCGTGTCCCTGCTCATGCGGGCGGCGGGCGAAACGGTAGCCGGGGGCGCGGACGAAAGCGCCGCCGGCGGCGCTGGCGGGTCCGGAGGCTCGGCCGGGTCCGGGCCGGTCGAGGTGGCCTCCGGCGAGGTCCGGCTGGCCGGGGACCTCGTCCTCCCGGAGGGCGCCGAGGCCGTGGTGGTCTTCGCCCACGGCTCCGGGAGCAGCCGGCACAGCCCGCGCAACCGTGCCGTGGCCTCGGCACTGAACGCGGCCGGCCTGGGCACCCTGCTGTTCGACCTGCTGACCCCGGCCGAGGAGGCCGACCGGGCGAACGTGTTCGCCATCGAGCTGCTGGCCGGCCGGCTGCTGGACGCCACCCGCTGGCTGCGCGACCGTACGCCGCTCCCGATCGGCTGCTTCGGGGCGAGCACCGGGGCCGCGGCGGCGCTCCGGGCGGCCGGGACGACGACGCCCGAGGGGGCGGCGGGCGCGGAGATCGGCGCCGTGGTCTCCCGCGGTGGCCGGCCGGACCTCGCCGGGCCGCACCTGGCCGCGGTCCGGGCTCCCACCCTGCTGATCGTGGGCGGCCGGGACACCACGGTGCTGGAACTGAACCGGCTGGCCCAGCGCGAGCTGACCTGCGAGAACCGGCTGGAGGTCATCCCGGGCGCCACTCACCTGTTCGAGGAGCCCGGCGCCCTGGACGAGGTCGCCGGGCTCGCCCGCGACTGGTTCCGCGACCATCTGCGGTGA
- a CDS encoding dihydrolipoyl dehydrogenase family protein yields MTEAVEYDVVVLGGGPAGENLVDRARAAGLSTALVESELIGGECSYWACVPSKALLRPALARADARRVPGLAAAVQGPLDREAVFAHRDYWTGDWKDDGQVDWLDSVGAHVYRGHGRLYGVRKVAVGSPEGEHHVLAARHAVVVATGSRAVVPDLPGITGARPWTSREATSARYVPPRLLIVGGSVVAAEMATAWQALGSRVTMLVRGGGLLPRMEPFAGELVAETLREAGAVVRTGVSVEAVVRDGATGPVTVVLEGGETLEGDELLIATGRSPRTEDIGLETVGLKPGDWIEVDDSLRSTTHDWLYAIGDVNHRALLTHQVKYQARIAGAAIAARAAGTPAVEGVRWGAHTATADTEAVPQVVFTDPEAAAVGPTLAAAERAGHRVRAVDYDLSKVSGAGLYADGYRGHARMLVDLDRGVLLGATFVGPGAAELLHAATVAVTGEVPVERLWHAVPSFPTISEVWLRLLETYRDGS; encoded by the coding sequence ATGACTGAAGCCGTGGAGTACGACGTCGTGGTCCTGGGCGGTGGGCCGGCCGGCGAGAACCTCGTGGACCGGGCCCGGGCCGCGGGGCTCAGCACCGCCCTGGTCGAGAGCGAGCTGATCGGCGGGGAGTGCTCGTACTGGGCGTGCGTGCCCAGCAAGGCCCTGCTCCGCCCGGCCCTCGCCCGGGCGGACGCGCGCCGGGTTCCGGGGCTTGCCGCGGCCGTCCAGGGGCCGCTCGACCGGGAGGCGGTCTTCGCGCACCGCGACTACTGGACCGGGGACTGGAAGGACGACGGCCAGGTCGACTGGCTGGACTCCGTCGGCGCCCATGTCTACCGGGGGCACGGCCGGCTCTACGGCGTCCGGAAGGTCGCCGTGGGCTCGCCCGAGGGCGAGCACCACGTCCTTGCCGCCCGGCACGCGGTGGTCGTGGCCACCGGCAGCCGGGCCGTCGTCCCCGACCTGCCGGGCATCACCGGAGCCCGCCCCTGGACCAGCCGCGAGGCGACCTCCGCCCGGTATGTGCCGCCCCGGCTGCTGATCGTCGGCGGTTCGGTGGTGGCCGCCGAGATGGCCACCGCCTGGCAGGCCCTCGGCTCCCGGGTCACCATGCTGGTGCGGGGCGGGGGGCTGCTGCCCCGGATGGAGCCCTTTGCCGGCGAGCTGGTCGCCGAGACCCTGCGCGAGGCCGGTGCGGTGGTCCGTACGGGGGTGTCCGTCGAGGCCGTCGTACGGGACGGGGCCACCGGCCCGGTCACGGTGGTCCTGGAGGGCGGCGAGACGCTGGAGGGAGACGAACTCCTGATCGCGACCGGCCGGTCGCCGCGCACCGAGGACATCGGACTGGAGACGGTCGGGCTGAAGCCGGGCGACTGGATCGAGGTGGACGACAGCCTCCGCTCGACCACCCACGACTGGCTGTACGCGATCGGCGATGTCAACCACCGCGCGCTCCTGACGCACCAGGTCAAGTACCAGGCCCGGATCGCGGGCGCCGCCATCGCCGCCCGCGCCGCGGGCACTCCCGCCGTGGAGGGCGTCCGCTGGGGTGCCCATACGGCCACCGCCGACACCGAGGCCGTCCCGCAGGTGGTCTTCACCGACCCGGAGGCCGCGGCCGTCGGCCCGACCCTGGCGGCGGCGGAACGGGCGGGACACCGGGTCCGCGCGGTCGACTACGACCTGTCGAAGGTCTCCGGGGCAGGCCTGTACGCGGACGGCTACCGCGGGCACGCCCGGATGCTGGTCGACCTGGACCGCGGCGTGCTGCTCGGCGCCACCTTCGTGGGACCGGGGGCCGCCGAACTCCTGCACGCCGCGACCGTGGCGGTCACCGGGGAGGTCCCCGTCGAACGCCTCTGGCACGCGGTCCCGTCGTTCCCGACGATCAGCGAGGTCTGGCTGCGGCTGCTGGAGACCTACCGCGACGGCTCCTGA
- the trxA gene encoding thioredoxin: protein MATVELTKENFDSTVSENGFVLIDFWAEWCGPCRQFAPVFERASEANPDIVFAKVDTEAEPELAAAFEIRSIPTLMVIRDQVAVYAQPGALPEPMLADVIGQARGLDMAEIKAKIAEQQAAGGEAAPGGAPEA, encoded by the coding sequence GTGGCTACAGTCGAGCTCACCAAGGAGAACTTCGACAGCACGGTCAGCGAGAACGGATTCGTGCTGATCGACTTCTGGGCGGAGTGGTGCGGTCCGTGCCGGCAGTTCGCACCGGTCTTCGAGAGGGCCTCCGAGGCCAACCCGGACATCGTCTTCGCCAAGGTGGACACCGAGGCCGAGCCGGAGCTGGCCGCGGCCTTCGAGATCCGGTCCATCCCCACCCTGATGGTCATCCGGGACCAGGTCGCGGTGTACGCACAGCCCGGCGCCCTGCCCGAGCCCATGCTCGCGGATGTGATCGGGCAGGCCAGGGGGCTCGACATGGCCGAGATCAAGGCGAAGATCGCGGAACAGCAGGCGGCCGGCGGCGAGGCGGCCCCGGGCGGCGCGCCGGAGGCGTAA
- a CDS encoding LacI family DNA-binding transcriptional regulator, translating into MKSQSPKSPAPESPLPEPAELPEPPEPPESAEPPAPSSAPVPTSADVARLAGVSRATVSYVLNNAEAVRISEPTRRKVREAAEELGYVPHAAARSLRAGHTRIVLLPTSHVPVGPLYSRFLSELQGALRRLDYTVVQYGSLGLSGDQAARAWAELRPVAVISLGEITLTARNVATLKRAGARAVLTLGPVGVPGAHALLMDQKEVGTRAAAHLLERGHRRIGVVVPDEEGLELFSAPRLAGARAAADRVPGGALIEPLPMGYTEESAGALAARWRRLGLDAVYAYNDEYAMLLMRALQDEGLRIPEDVAVIGADDLLLGRLLRPRLSTVRIEMPGGDRLAALVDRVVREAADAVEHHDLMSAQAIPRDST; encoded by the coding sequence ATGAAGTCTCAGTCTCCGAAGTCGCCCGCGCCCGAGTCGCCCCTGCCCGAGCCGGCCGAGCTGCCCGAGCCGCCCGAGCCGCCCGAGTCGGCCGAGCCGCCGGCCCCGTCCTCGGCACCCGTCCCCACCAGCGCCGACGTCGCCCGCCTCGCGGGCGTCTCGCGCGCAACGGTGTCGTACGTCCTCAACAACGCGGAAGCGGTCCGCATCAGCGAGCCCACCCGCCGTAAGGTCCGCGAGGCCGCCGAGGAGCTGGGGTACGTCCCCCATGCCGCCGCGCGCAGCCTGCGGGCCGGCCACACCCGGATCGTCCTGCTGCCCACCTCGCACGTGCCGGTGGGCCCGCTCTACAGCCGGTTCCTGAGCGAACTCCAGGGGGCGCTGCGCCGCCTCGACTACACCGTGGTCCAGTACGGCAGCCTGGGTCTCAGCGGGGACCAGGCCGCCCGGGCCTGGGCCGAACTGCGGCCGGTCGCGGTGATCTCGCTCGGCGAGATCACCCTCACAGCCCGGAACGTGGCCACCCTCAAACGGGCCGGCGCCCGCGCGGTGCTCACCCTGGGCCCGGTCGGGGTGCCGGGCGCGCACGCGCTGCTGATGGACCAGAAGGAGGTCGGCACCCGGGCCGCGGCCCACCTGCTGGAGCGCGGCCACCGCCGGATCGGGGTGGTGGTCCCCGACGAGGAGGGTCTGGAGCTGTTCTCCGCCCCGCGGCTGGCGGGCGCGCGGGCCGCGGCGGACAGGGTGCCGGGCGGCGCGCTGATCGAACCACTGCCGATGGGCTACACGGAGGAGTCGGCGGGCGCGCTGGCCGCCCGCTGGCGTCGGCTCGGCCTGGACGCGGTGTACGCGTACAACGACGAGTACGCGATGCTGCTGATGAGGGCCCTGCAGGACGAGGGGCTGCGGATCCCCGAGGACGTGGCGGTGATCGGTGCGGACGATCTGCTGCTGGGCCGGCTGCTGCGCCCGCGGCTGAGCACCGTACGGATCGAGATGCCGGGCGGGGACCGGCTGGCCGCGCTGGTGGACCGGGTGGTCCGGGAGGCCGCCGACGCGGTGGAACACCACGACCTGATGTCGGCGCAGGCGATCCCCCGCGACTCCACCTGA
- a CDS encoding RNA ligase, producing the protein MSQVHLTLHDLMPPQELADAIEAGHVTRKSHPELPLSIYTYTRVCQYERIWNRVTVRCRGLVADDATGAIVALPLPKFFNVGEHESGQPYAPALPDEPFEVYDKVDGSLAVVFHYAGRWRVASKGSFISAQATWAQRRLDGRDTSALVPGVTYLAEILYPQNRIVVNYGDRRDLVLLAAFGTDGTELPLAEAAGHWQGVGSVVTVWPAMSLDELVKLTESNTLPDGGAATGTDAEGFVLRFASGVRAKAKIAEYVRLHKVLTGVTERDIWRAHGIQRFPGVSVKRLAQGLGCSVAELGGVRSSGGRPLDALLEQVPDEFDTWVRTVIARLEDEATARAHAIDEAYRSIEHLAGDRGAFARAAKALPAEYDSGIRSAMFLRLDGKPTDLMVWRAIRPENSDPFVTDQEN; encoded by the coding sequence ATGAGCCAGGTACACCTGACTCTGCATGACCTGATGCCGCCGCAGGAGCTGGCGGACGCCATCGAAGCCGGGCACGTCACCCGCAAGTCCCACCCCGAACTGCCGCTGTCCATCTACACCTACACGCGGGTGTGCCAGTACGAGCGGATCTGGAACCGGGTGACCGTGCGCTGCCGCGGGCTGGTCGCCGACGACGCCACCGGTGCGATCGTGGCCCTGCCGCTGCCGAAGTTCTTCAACGTCGGTGAGCACGAGTCCGGTCAGCCCTACGCGCCCGCGCTGCCGGACGAGCCGTTCGAGGTGTACGACAAGGTCGACGGCAGTCTGGCCGTGGTGTTCCACTACGCCGGCCGCTGGCGGGTCGCGTCGAAGGGTTCCTTCATCAGTGCACAGGCCACCTGGGCGCAGCGCCGCCTCGACGGCCGTGACACCTCCGCCCTGGTCCCCGGGGTGACCTACCTCGCCGAGATCCTGTACCCGCAGAACCGTATCGTCGTCAACTACGGAGACCGCCGGGACCTGGTCCTGCTGGCCGCCTTCGGCACCGACGGCACCGAGCTCCCGCTCGCCGAGGCCGCCGGCCACTGGCAGGGCGTCGGCTCGGTCGTCACGGTCTGGCCGGCCATGTCCCTCGACGAGCTGGTCAAGCTCACCGAGTCCAACACGCTGCCCGACGGCGGCGCCGCCACCGGTACCGACGCCGAGGGCTTCGTGCTGCGCTTCGCCTCCGGGGTGCGCGCCAAGGCCAAGATCGCCGAGTACGTGCGGCTGCACAAGGTGCTGACCGGCGTCACCGAACGGGACATCTGGCGCGCCCACGGCATCCAGCGGTTCCCCGGCGTGTCCGTGAAGCGGCTGGCCCAGGGCCTGGGTTGTTCGGTCGCCGAACTCGGTGGCGTCAGGTCCTCGGGCGGCCGGCCGCTGGACGCCCTGCTGGAGCAGGTGCCGGACGAGTTCGACACCTGGGTGCGTACGGTGATCGCACGCCTGGAGGACGAGGCGACGGCGCGTGCGCATGCCATCGACGAGGCCTACCGCAGCATCGAGCACCTCGCCGGTGACCGGGGCGCGTTCGCGCGGGCCGCCAAGGCGCTGCCGGCCGAGTACGACTCCGGCATCCGGTCCGCCATGTTCCTGCGCCTCGACGGCAAGCCGACCGACCTCATGGTCTGGCGTGCCATCCGGCCGGAGAACTCCGACCCCTTCGTCACCGACCAGGAGAACTGA
- a CDS encoding thiolase family protein: MPSIRDVYVVDAVRTPIGKFGGALSGIRPDDLAAHVVRALVDRTPALDPARIDDVVFGDANGAGEDNRDVARMAVLLAGLPVTVPGVTVNRLCGSGLEAVVQAARAIALGDASVAIAGGVESMSRAPWVVQKPERGFPAGHQQMWSTTLGWRMTNPRMPEEWTVALGEGAELIAEKHGITREAQDLFALDSHHKAAAAWAAGQYDGEVVPYPGVDLVRDECIREGSTTEALGRLKPVFRTDGTGTVTAGNASPLNDGAAALLLTDEAGLAAVGREPLARIRTSAVTGIEPQLFGLGPVDAVQRALAKAGRGFGDLTAFELNEAFAAQALGCLAAWPELDPAVVNPRGGAIALGHPLGASGARLAGSVAHQLAAAGSGTGLAALCIGVGQGIALVLER, from the coding sequence ATGCCGTCCATCCGCGACGTGTACGTCGTCGACGCCGTCCGCACCCCGATCGGAAAGTTCGGCGGGGCGCTGTCCGGGATCCGGCCCGACGATCTCGCCGCGCACGTGGTCCGTGCCCTCGTCGACCGCACCCCCGCCCTCGATCCGGCCCGGATCGACGACGTGGTCTTCGGCGACGCCAACGGGGCGGGCGAGGACAACCGGGATGTCGCCCGGATGGCCGTGCTGCTCGCCGGGCTGCCGGTCACGGTGCCCGGTGTCACCGTCAACCGGCTCTGCGGTTCCGGTCTGGAGGCCGTCGTCCAGGCCGCCCGGGCCATCGCGCTCGGCGATGCCTCGGTGGCCATCGCCGGCGGGGTCGAGTCCATGAGCCGCGCCCCCTGGGTGGTGCAGAAGCCCGAGCGGGGCTTCCCCGCCGGGCATCAGCAGATGTGGTCCACCACCCTGGGCTGGCGGATGACCAATCCGCGGATGCCCGAGGAGTGGACCGTCGCCCTCGGCGAGGGGGCCGAGCTGATCGCGGAGAAGCACGGCATCACCCGCGAGGCACAGGACCTGTTCGCCCTGGACAGCCACCACAAGGCCGCTGCGGCCTGGGCCGCCGGGCAGTACGACGGCGAGGTGGTTCCGTACCCGGGCGTGGACCTGGTGCGTGACGAATGCATCCGGGAGGGTTCCACCACGGAGGCGCTGGGCCGGCTCAAGCCGGTCTTCCGTACGGACGGCACCGGCACGGTGACCGCCGGGAACGCCTCCCCGCTCAACGACGGCGCCGCCGCCCTGCTGCTGACCGACGAGGCCGGGCTGGCAGCCGTCGGCCGCGAGCCGCTGGCACGGATCCGTACCTCCGCGGTGACCGGCATCGAGCCGCAGCTGTTCGGCCTGGGCCCGGTGGACGCGGTCCAGCGGGCGCTCGCCAAGGCCGGCCGCGGCTTCGGCGACCTGACGGCCTTCGAGCTGAACGAGGCGTTCGCCGCCCAGGCGCTGGGCTGTCTGGCGGCCTGGCCGGAGCTGGACCCGGCGGTGGTCAACCCGCGCGGAGGTGCCATCGCCCTCGGGCACCCGCTCGGGGCCTCCGGGGCGCGGCTGGCCGGGTCGGTGGCCCATCAGCTGGCGGCGGCCGGCTCGGGCACCGGGCTCGCCGCGCTCTGCATCGGCGTCGGTCAGGGCATCGCCCTCGTCCTCGAACGCTGA
- a CDS encoding MFS transporter, with product MSAPAAPTTPGRGLLPLLLVGNTAMYALYVGVAGVLLALQVEDIDPDRKVANFGLIAGVSAIFATVFNPVAGALSDRSGRRNPWILGGGLAAVPAMFLLGLADTVLLITIAWCLGQAVMNVYQAAITSVVPDRVPVGARGKASAAVGLGLPFGSVLGALLGAAFSENHRTGYLLFGALVAGAAVLFTVCTREERLPARAALPVKAQLAAFASALRDHDFRWAFIGRALLVLGYFAVSGYQLYILQDHTVLPAGMEPEEAVAVLMPLTSLAMVVSTVLGGWLSDRFDRRKLFVGASALLSALALLIPALSSSWTAILVFAVVNGLGFGCYMAVDTALVTMVLPKAEDAARDMGVLNIANAGPQIVAPFIASLIVSVSGGYTTLFILAAALSVAGALAVRPIRGVR from the coding sequence TTGAGCGCCCCTGCTGCCCCCACCACTCCCGGACGCGGCCTGCTCCCGCTGCTGCTCGTCGGCAACACCGCGATGTACGCCCTGTACGTCGGCGTCGCCGGAGTCCTCCTCGCGCTCCAGGTCGAGGACATCGACCCGGACCGCAAGGTCGCCAACTTCGGCCTGATCGCGGGGGTCTCCGCCATCTTCGCCACCGTGTTCAACCCGGTGGCCGGCGCCCTGTCCGACCGCAGCGGTCGGCGCAACCCCTGGATCCTCGGCGGCGGTCTGGCCGCCGTCCCGGCGATGTTCCTGCTCGGCCTCGCCGACACCGTCCTGCTGATCACCATTGCCTGGTGCCTCGGACAGGCCGTGATGAACGTCTACCAGGCCGCCATCACCTCGGTGGTCCCCGACCGGGTGCCGGTGGGCGCCCGCGGCAAGGCCTCGGCGGCCGTCGGACTGGGCCTGCCGTTCGGCTCCGTGCTCGGCGCGCTGCTCGGCGCCGCCTTCTCCGAGAACCACCGCACCGGATATCTCCTCTTCGGCGCCCTCGTGGCGGGCGCGGCCGTCCTGTTCACGGTGTGCACCCGCGAGGAGCGACTGCCGGCCCGCGCAGCCCTGCCGGTCAAGGCCCAACTGGCCGCCTTCGCGAGTGCGCTGCGGGACCACGACTTCCGATGGGCCTTTATCGGGCGGGCTTTGCTGGTACTCGGCTACTTCGCGGTGAGCGGGTACCAGCTCTACATCCTCCAGGACCACACCGTGCTGCCCGCGGGCATGGAGCCCGAGGAGGCGGTGGCCGTTCTGATGCCGCTGACCAGCCTCGCCATGGTGGTCTCGACGGTTCTCGGTGGCTGGCTCTCCGACCGGTTCGACCGGCGCAAGCTCTTCGTCGGCGCCTCCGCCCTGCTGTCCGCCCTCGCCCTGCTGATCCCTGCCCTGTCCTCGAGCTGGACCGCGATCCTCGTCTTTGCCGTCGTCAACGGCCTGGGTTTCGGCTGCTATATGGCGGTGGACACGGCGCTGGTGACGATGGTGCTGCCGAAGGCGGAGGACGCGGCCCGGGACATGGGCGTGCTGAACATCGCCAACGCCGGTCCGCAGATCGTCGCCCCGTTCATCGCCTCGCTGATCGTGTCCGTCAGCGGCGGCTACACCACGCTGTTCATCCTGGCCGCGGCGCTATCGGTGGCCGGAGCCCTGGCGGTCAGACCGATCCGCGGCGTGCGCTGA